GAGAGGACTCCTCTGCGGGTCATGGCGGCCTTGAATCCGCCGATCGCCTGCGCCGGCCCGACGAGATCGGGGTCGGCGTAGACAATGTCGAAGAACTCCTCGAGCCGGTCCTGCCAGGTGACGGCGGTCGCCCAGTCGCCCCGACGGGCGGCGTCGTAGAGCTGGACATAGCCGGCGGGCGCGACGTTGCCGAGCCCTGGGACCACGCCGTCGACGCCCATGAGCAGGTTCGCGTCGACGACGACCTCCGTCCCGGTGAACACGCGCAGCGGGCTACCGGCGGCCTTGTTGAGGCGGATCAGTCGCCGCATGGCACCCTGGTCGCCCGAGCTGTCCTTGACCGCTGCGATCACGCCGTCGAGCGCGAGGCGGACAAGCATGTCGGAATCGAGCTTGGAGTGCACAGCGACGGGGATGTCGTAGGCGACGACGGGCAGCGGGCTCCGCTCCGCGATCCAGCGGAAGTGCGCCTCGATGTCCGCCGTGCAGGTCTTGGCGTAGAACGGTGCGGTCACAATGGCGTAGCCGGCGCCGATATCCGCGGCGCGTCGTGCGTGGTCGAGGACCCGCGTGGC
The DNA window shown above is from Tessaracoccus defluvii and carries:
- a CDS encoding dihydrodipicolinate synthase family protein codes for the protein MTDLLTGVIPPLVTPFDANGDVHTDDLRSLCGSLADGGVHGLFALGSSGEVGFLSDAMRDTALATIVEASQGLPVLAGCIDTSATRVLDHARRAADIGAGYAIVTAPFYAKTCTADIEAHFRWIAERSPLPVVAYDIPVAVHSKLDSDMLVRLALDGVIAAVKDSSGDQGAMRRLIRLNKAAGSPLRVFTGTEVVVDANLLMGVDGVVPGLGNVAPAGYVQLYDAARRGDWATAVTWQDRLEEFFDIVYADPDLVGPAQAIGGFKAAMTRRGVLSSWRTCAPQRPLSTEAVAKINELTDSYVTWEAGQLGRPATAHIETKEF